One stretch of Kluyveromyces marxianus DMKU3-1042 DNA, complete genome, chromosome 8 DNA includes these proteins:
- the KAP123 gene encoding karyopherin KAP123: MDQQFVAQLEQTLGAIVQPAGNLKDATKALQSQFYTQAAALPALIHILQNSTNDGIKQLAGVEARKQVAKHWGSLDAATQSSIKQSLLNSAFSEEKDAIRHANARVIASIGSEELDEKKWPELIPNLLQAACDSNPKIRETAVFIILSLLESFNANLSLHIDDFLNLFAQTINDSASLETRSLSAQALSFVSSLIEEEGDINPQYAAKFASLIPSVVQVLDATIKENDTTNTKLIFNCLNDFLLLDSQLTGNSIADLVKLALQIAVNVDVDEDIRVFAVQFVTSALVYRKSKINQAKLGPEITLAALKVASEEIDVEDELTNEDEAGENEENTPALTAIRLISNASGELSPSQVGVPIIEHLQTMLSSSNPFERRGILLAISVLVSGSPDYTLSQFDKIIPATITGLKDSEPVVQLAALKCIVQLSTNLQEEVARYHEQYLPLVIDIIDSAKHVVIYKYATLALDGLLEFIAHNDIIKYLEPLMNKLFQMLDTQQSPKLRAAIVSAIGSCAFAAGSGFVPYFKTSVQYLQQFIQNVSQVEGLSEDEIELKALTFENISTMGRAVKSATFAEVAEPLVNAAYEAIKTDSARLRESGYAFIANMAKVYGKEFAPFLQTILPEIFKTLEQEEYQFNFDGDEDFLEGIEDLDEEELQSKFTVNTGIAYEKEVAAAALSELAIASREHFLEYVEPSLKVLTEQVNESYGLKETALHSMWAIVKAVLLTANLKEGEYPKGIPSGSYVDASALAVIQSVREVSLNNVIEEVETSMVISVFQDVAEMLRLFGPIIIMDNGNSTQLDQLCREVLAVLKGEHACQTIHFEEDIPQDEDLDASETEATLLDVALDVYVALAANLVGGFAQVFTAAKPVILQLCQSKSKNKRSFAVGALSEMALGMREENPFIQELLEALIISLTSDKSLEVRCNASYGIGLLIEYSSFDVSAVYTPVLKSLYEILSVADEKNLVSEDDEATKEIVDRTFSNVCGCVARMTLKHQNLVPLEHTLPALLNHLPFNTAFEEYDPIFKLFLKLFQEQNSIIVKEAPKVIEIFGTVFEKEAERIELETNSTLGREENLEKRKQFQTEEIKQQVIELLKHLNQQFNGAVAQNPVLAQVIA; the protein is encoded by the coding sequence ATGGACCAACAGTTTGTTGCTCAACTAGAGCAAACTCTAGGTGCTATTGTCCAACCAGCTGGTAACCTAAAAGATGCTACCAAAGCTTTGCAATCACAGTTTTACACACAAGCTGCTGCATTGCCAGCTTTGATTCACATCTTGCAAAACAGCACCAATGATGGTATCAAACAACTAGCCGGTGTGGAAGCTAGAAAACAAGTTGCTAAGCACTGGGGTAGTCTCGATGCTGCTACACAATCTAGTATCAAGCAATCTTTGTTAAACTCAGCTTTCAGCGAAGAAAAGGATGCTATTCGTCATGCTAATGCTAGGGTGATCGCATCTATTGGTTCTGAAGAACTAGACGAAAAGAAATGGCCAGAATTAATCCCAAATCTTTTGCAAGCTGCTTGTGACAGTAACCCAAAGATTAGAGAAACCGCagtcttcatcatccttTCTCTATTGGAGTCCTTTAACGCTAACTTGTCTTTGCACATTGATGACTTCTTGAACTTATTCGCTCAAACCATCAACGACTCTGCCTCTTTGGAGACTAGATCATTGTCTGCTCAGGCTCTAAGTTTCGTTTCCTCCTTAATTGAAGAGGAAGGTGATATCAACCCTCAATACGCCGCCAAATTTGCTTCTTTGATCCCATCTGTTGTTCAAGTTTTGGACGCTACTATTAAGGAAAATGATACCACTAACACAAAACTAATTTTCAACTGTTTGAATGATTTCTTGCTATTGGACTCTCAGTTGACCGGTAACTCCATTGCTGACTTGGTCAAATTGGCTTTGCAAATTGCTGTTAACGTTGATGTCGATGAAGATATCAGAGTTTTCGCTGTGCAATTTGTCACATCTGCTTTGGTGTACAGAAAATCGAAGATCAACCAAGCTAAGCTAGGACCAGAGATCACATTGGCCGCTTTGAAGGTTGCTTCCGAAGAAATCGATGTTGAGGATGAACTAAccaatgaagatgaagctgGTGAAAACGAAGAAAATACCCCTGCATTGACAGCTATCAGATTGATCTCTAATGCTTCTGGCGAATTATCTCCATCTCAAGTTGGTGTCCCAATCATTGAACATTTACAAACTATGTTGTCCTCTTCCAATCcgtttgaaagaagaggtATTCTATTGGCTATTTCTGTTCTGGTTTCTGGTTCCCCTGATTATACTTTGTCCCAATTCGACAAAATTATTCCTGCTACCATCACAGGTTTAAAGGATTCCGAACCAGTTGTTCAATTAGCTGCTCTAAAATGTATTGTTCAATTGAGTACTAATttgcaagaagaagtcgCTAGATACCATGAACAATATTTGCCATTGGTAATTGACATCATAGATTCTGCTAAACATGTGGTTATCTATAAATATGCCACTTTGGCTTTGGACGGTCTTTTAGAATTTATTGCCCACAATGatattatcaaatatttggaacCTTTGATGAACAAATTATTCCAAATGTTGGATACTCAACAGTCTCCAAAGCTAAGAGCTGCTATCGTTTCGGCTATTGGTTCTTGTGCCTTCGCTGCTGGTTCCGGATTTGTTCCATACTTCAAGACATCAGTCCAATACTTGCAAcaattcattcaaaacGTCTCTCAAGTCGAAGGTTTGTCCGAAGATGAGATTGAACTAAAGGCTTTGACCTTCGAAAATATCTCTACGATGGGCAGAGCTGTTAAGTCGGCTACTTTTGCCGAAGTTGCTGAACCATTAGTTAATGCAGCATACGAAGCTATCAAAACCGACTCTGCTAGATTGAGAGAATCTGGTTATGCTTTCATTGCTAACATGGCTAAGGTTTATGGTAAGGAATTTGCTCCTTTCTTGCAAACCATCTTACCAGAAATCTTCAAGACccttgaacaagaagaatatcaattCAACTTTGATGGCGATGAAGATTTCTTGGAAGGTATCgaagatttggatgaagaagaactacaAAGTAAGTTTACCGTCAACACTGGTATTGCATACGAGAAGGAAGTTGCCGCTGCCGCTCTATCAGAATTGGCAATTGCTTCTAGAGAACACTTCTTAGAATATGTCGAACCATCATTGAAGGTTTTGACTGAACAAGTTAACGAATCCTACGGTTTGAAGGAAACTGCTTTGCATTCTATGTGGGCAATTGTCAAGGCTGTTCTATTGACTGCTAACTTGAAGGAAGGTGAGTATCCAAAGGGTATTCCATCTGGATCATACGTTGATGCCAGTGCCTTAGCCGTCATCCAGTCTGTCAGAGAAGTATCTTTGAACAATGTGAtcgaagaagttgaaactTCTATGGTCATCAGTGTGTTCCAAGATGTTGCTGAAATGTTGAGATTGTTCGGTCCAATCATCATCATGGACAACGGCAACTCTACTCAATTGGACCAACTATGCCGTGAAGTTTTGGCTGTGTTGAAGGGCGAACATGCTTGTCAAACCATTCACTTTGAGGAAGATATTCCtcaagatgaagatttgGATGCTTCTGAAACCGAAGCTACTTTGTTGGATGTGGCTTTAGATGTGTATGTTGCTTTGGCTGCTAACCTAGTTGGTGGCTTTGCTCAAGTTTTCACTGCTGCCAAGCCAGTTATCTTACAACTATGCCAATCAAAGTCTAAGAACAAGAGATCCTTCGCTGTCGGTGCTCTTTCTGAAATGGCTTTAGGTATGAGAGAAGAAAACCCATTCATCCAAGAACTACTTGAAGCTTTGATCATTAGCTTGACTAGCGACAAGTCTCTAGAAGTTAGATGCAACGCTTCTTACGGTATCGGTCTATTGATCGAATACTCTTCTTTCGACGTTTCAGCTGTATACACTCCTGTTCTAAAGTCCTTGTACGAGATATTGAGTGTTGCTGACGAAAAGAACCTTGTTTCTGAGGATGACGAAGCTACTAAGGAGATCGTCGACAGAACTTTCTCCAACGTTTGTGGATGTGTCGCAAGAATGACCTTGAAGCACCAAAACTTGGTCCCATTGGAGCACACTCTTCCAGCACTACTCAACCACTTACCATTCAACACCGCTTTCGAGGAATACGATCCAATTTTCAAGTTGTTCTTGAAGCTCTtccaagaacaaaacagCATTATTGTCAAGGAAGCTCCAAAGGTGATTGAAATTTTCGGTACTGtctttgaaaaggaagCTGAAAGAATCGAATTGGAAACCAACTCCACTCTAGgtagagaagaaaacttagagaagagaaaacaATTCCAAACTGAAGAAATTAAGCAACAAGTTATCGAATTATTGAAACATTTGAATCAACAATTCAACGGTGCCGTTGCTCAAAACCCAGTTTTAGCCCAAGTAATTGCTTGA
- the LSM4 gene encoding U6 snRNA complex subunit LSM4, translated as MLPLYLLTNARGQIMRIELKNGETVEGTLSDVDNWMNLMLSDVTHVASGETLKLPSFYLKGSFIKYINLQDDVIDKVKQQWGQNRGGKDDRRRGGNNYNNGSNFHQNRDGGNRRGGRRNYQNSGSRRDYNNNGNNNNSNNNGGGSRRYNKSQYDPATSGANSQQPKQQQQHPQF; from the coding sequence ATGCTTCCATTATATCTATTGACCAATGCCAGAGGTCAAATTATGCGTatagaattgaagaatggAGAAACGGTTGAAGGAACATTATCTGACGTTGATAACTGGATGAATTTGATGCTCTCAGATGTAACACATGTTGCTAGTGGAGAGACTTTAAAGCTCCCAAGTTTTTATTTGAAAGGGTCTTTCATCAAGTACATCAATTTACAGGATGATGTTATCGATAAAGTGAAGCAACAATGGGGCCAGAATAGAGGCGGTAAGGATGACAGGAGAAGAGGTGGTAACAATTACAATAATGGTAGCAATTTCCATCAGAATAGAGATGGTGGTAACAGAAGAGGTGGTAGAAGGAACTACCAGAACTCCGGAAGTAGGAGAGATTACAATAATAATGGgaacaataataatagtaataataatggaGGAGGATCTCGTCGTTACAACAAATCACAATATGATCCAGCTACATCAGGTGCAAATAGCCAACAACCaaagcaacagcagcaacatcCACAATTTTGA
- the SWI4 gene encoding SBF complex DNA-binding subunit SWI4 yields the protein MMDHMLHHGGNVFDKESIMQLEMGSHHSDNDTLMKPFNSEVSIVNMDAEADADGVARDIPLHERSSRSSSSSVLNDENIDTGLKKISEEPTMAETNGYDKESQTYIEIATYAGVDVYECYTKDKPPCLIMRRCADNWLNITQVFKAGSFTKAQRTKILEKEANEIKHEKIQGGYGRFQGTWIPWESTKYLVEKYNINSKVVKRIVEFIPDPNDMPPKRSKVSQIKKLDPNARITSPSAYKKTPKKNSKTPMKKKSVRKSSKKEKTIQPSPLQNIMFQTPQQHQQNQTENQSTEKLSTLPSEQETPMVPVSKVNPGIISQANHPIKYQTTQKPLQFYPYPQAHQFQQMVPGSSNGAPLQVNTNHSSLNPQGSMKMMKQMMQTNGKSVGHSTGSIVSNITSNGSSMEIFSSHDKSSSSSSESPTPVAQLNEKATASPEHYKELILEVLSSEYDSVEPPLPEALYRPPSNFDINFLIDDQGHTSLHWAVAMSNIPLIKVLLVQNADLFRCNNKGFNCLTKSVFYNNCYKTGSFQQIISMLHPCLITPDANDRLPLHYLVELTVNKSKEPHVIEFYMDTILDTLAKEDEKLLRMSLNHQDTLGNTPLHLAALNKNVDLCQKLVYFGASPDILNGENQTISMILSRFTVPNIFQPSLPAQFLQSPPKTAFLSNTPRNSQEDHIEDTSKYEFNDTTMDSIQVSATRTGGHHLPDRTNDILSMDKMKGSLTPAIKLHPPSPPTLLKSKNRISKPPHAEKVQKLQEPAYSAQEHEQTAKTSTTKATSQLRDLTGSLTNIIDNSLANLQYEIQLKEEQINEIEHQLKHTTTKEKSISEANNQKTLASIQHQLKMKNIELDNYMERSQALSLATLVQDEENSFSRTSSAEATSEVEKKEAVRLIVELCYKQFKRRQLIRRIKHARDQLVSDTKISKFRKLIGMSIDNIDSKLNDIEQDLRSMERTQCS from the coding sequence ATGATGGATCATATGTTGCATCACGGCGGAAATGTGTTTGATAAAGAGTCCATCATGCAACTAGAGATGGGATCTCATCACTCAGATAATGACACCTTGATGAAGCCGTTTAATTCCGAGGTCTCCATAGTAAACATGGATGCTGAGGCAGATGCTGATGGGGTTGCGCGAGATATTCCCCTCCATGAAAGATCATCTAgatcctcatcatcatctgtaTTGAATGACGAAAATATCGACACAGGGCTAAAAAAGATCAGCGAGGAGCCCACTATGGCCGAAACAAATGGTTACGATAAGGAGTCGCAGACTTACATTGAAATTGCTACATACGCGGGCGTTGATGTATATGAATGTTACACGAAAGATAAACCACCATGTCTCATAATGAGAAGATGTGCCGATAATTGGTTAAATATCACACAAGTTTTCAAGGCTGGTTCATTCACTAAGGCTCAAAGAACCAAGATCCTAGAAAAAGAGGCAAATGAAATCAAACACGAAAAGATCCAAGGTGGGTATGGTCGTTTTCAAGGTACTTGGATCCCATGGGAATCTACTAAATATCTCGTTGAGAAGTACAATATTAATAGCAAAGTAGTGAAGAGGATCGTGGAGTTTATTCCGGATCCTAATGACATGCCTCCTAAAAGATCTAAAGTATCCCAGATCAAAAAACTGGATCCTAACGCAAGAATAACTTCACCATCAGCTTACAAGAAGacaccaaagaagaattcaaaaaccccaatgaagaagaaatcggTAAGAAAATCAagtaaaaaagagaagacaaTCCAACCCTCGCCGTTACAGAATATCATGTTCCAGACTCctcaacaacatcaacaaaaccaaactGAAAATCAGAGCACTGAGAAACTATCAACTCTTCCTTCGGAACAGGAAACTCCAATGGTACCAGTAAGCAAAGTGAATCCTGGAATCATATCACAAGCAAATCACCCAATTAAGTATCAAACAACCCAGAAACCTCTACAATTTTACCCATACCCCCAAGCACATCAGTTCCAACAAATGGTCCCAGGCTCTAGTAATGGTGCCCCGCTACAAGTTAATACCAACCATTCATCATTAAACCCACAAGGCAgtatgaaaatgatgaaacagATGATGCAAACTAATGGTAAATCCGTCGGACACTCTACTGGTTCTATCGTATCAAACATAACATCAAACGGGTCCTCCATGGAGATATTCTCTTCACATGacaaatcttcttcaagctcATCAGAATCACCAACACCAGTAGCACAATTGAATGAAAAGGCTACTGCTTCTCCTGAACACTACAAGGAACTCATTCTGGAAGTGTTATCCTCCGAATATGATTCGGTTGAACCACCACTACCAGAGGCTTTATACAGACCGCCTTCAAATTTCGACATTAACTTTTTAATTGATGATCAAGGCCACACTTCTTTGCACTGGGCTGTAGCAATGTCTAATATTCCATTGATAAAGGTTCTTTTAGTTCAAAATGCAGACCTTTTCCGCTGCAATAATAAAGGCTTTAACTGTTTAACCAAATCAGTGTTTTACAATAACTGTTATAAAACAGGGTCATTCCAACAAATTATATCAATGTTACATCCTTGTTTAATAACTCCAGATGCGAATGATAGACTACCGCTTCACTATTTGGTGGAATTGACTGTGAATAAATCAAAGGAACCTCATGTTATTGAATTTTACATGGATACTATCCTGGACACCCTTGctaaagaagatgaaaaattACTGCGAATGTCATTAAATCATCAAGATACTTTGGGAAATACTCCACTACATCTAGCAGCACTTAACAAAAACGTTGATTTATGTCAAAAATTGGTCTACTTTGGTGCTTCCCCTGATATTTTGAATGgagaaaaccaaacaaTATCGATGATATTATCCAGGTTTACGGTCCCTAATATCTTCCAGCCTAGTCTTCCAGCCCAATTCTTGCAGTCTCCACCAAAAACAGCTTTCTTGTCTAATACTCCAAGAAATAGCCAAGAGGATCACATTGAAGATACGAGCAAATATGAATTCAATGACACTACCATGGATAGTATCCAGGTTTCAGCAACACGCACTGGAGGCCATCATTTACCAGATCGTACCAACGATATTCTCTCTATGGACAAAATGAAGGGTTCTCTAACTCCAGCAATCAAACTTCACCCACCATCGCCTCCTACTTTACTTAAGTCAAAGAACAGGATTTCAAAACCACCGCACGCTGAAAAGGTACAGAAGTTACAGGAACCAGCATACTCAGCTCAAGAACACGAGCAAACTGCTAAAACATCCACAACTAAGGCTACATCACAATTAAGAGATTTGACTGGATCTTTGACTAACATCATAGACAACAGTTTAGCGAACCTCCAATATGAAattcaattgaaagaagaacagatCAATGAAATCGAGCACCAATTAAAGCACACTACTACTAAGGAGAAATCCATTTCCGAAGCCAACAATCAAAAGACTCTAGCCTCTATTCAACATCAAttaaagatgaagaatatCGAATTAGATAATTATATGGAAAGATCGCAAGCTCTTTCATTAGCGACATTGGTACAGGATGAAGAGAACAGTTTCTCGAGAACTTCATCTGCGGAAGCTACCAGCGAAGTCGAGAAGAAAGAGGCAGTGAGATTGATTGTAGAATTGTGCTACAAACAATTTAAGAGGAGACAACTGATACGACGTATTAAACATGCAAGAGATCAACTGGTGTCAGATACCAAGATTTCGAAGTTCAGAAAACTAATAGGCATGTCAATCGATAACATTGACTCTAAACTAAACGATATAGAACAAGATTTGAGATCAATGGAGAGAACCCAATGCAGTTAG
- the ALG3 gene encoding dolichyl-P-Man:Man(5)GlcNAc(2)-PP-dolichol alpha-1,3-mannosyltransferase, with protein MSQEVDPARQNDAVEPKVEDTVSDGMNKEEKFERPPFTPLQDCIDAFNYIMWNPEAHFITLPLLLILESLAMKIIQKAVSYTEIDYTAYMEQIWMIKNGERNYLNIAGGTGPLVYPAGHVVIYKVMESISDGLEKIPNAQQFFRYLDLVTLFVQFAIYYILKVPSAYVVFAVLSKRLHSIYVLRLFNDCFTTLFVSLSVLLLITSTKVQRRRRRSIVVCIASVFYSMAVSIKMNALLYLPGVLLSVYLLEKGNLFKTFLNIVIMFTWQVVVAIPFWREYPKEYLKGAFDFGRQFMYKWSVNWQMVEEEVFLNPVFHRALLVSHCVVLLMFIIFKMLPMTVDQTISACKSSLLHPFTSVLPASVNLTATTVAYTLLVTNYIGILFARSLHYQFLAWYHWTLPVILYWSPLPYPVCVAWYAAHEWCWNSYPPNATASALLHFCNATMLVLVWLGRRSTSAVPASVTKDKQE; from the coding sequence ATGTCGCAAGAAGTGGATCCAGCGCGTCAAAATGATGCTGTAGAGCCAAAAGTGGAAGATACAGTGTCTGATGGGatgaacaaagaagaaaagtttgaaCGACCACCATTCACACCATTGCAAGATTGCATTGATGCGTTTAATTATATTATGTGGAATCCAGAGGCTCATTTTATTACATTACCATTGCTCCTCATACTGGAGTCGTTAGCCATGAAAATTATTCAAAAAGCGGTTTCCTACACCGAGATCGATTACACCGCTTACATGGAACAGATATGGATGATCAAAAATGGTGAGAGGAATTATCTAAATATTGCTGGTGGTACTGGTCCCTTGGTATACCCTGCGGGACATGTGGTAATTTACAAGGTAATGGAGAGTATCAGTGATGGCTTGGAGAAGATTCCAAATGCGCAGCAATTCTTTAGATACTTGGACTTGGTTACCTTGTTTGTGCAATTTGCCATATATTACATTTTAAAAGTACCATCTGCTTACGTGGTATTTGCTGTGCTATCCAAAAGGTTACACTCTATATACGTGTTAAGGCTATTCAATGATTGTTTTACCACTCTATTCGTGTCTCTCAGCGTTCTGCTTTTGATTACAAGTACCAaggttcaaagaagaagaagaagaagcattGTGGTGTGCATTGCCAGTGTTTTTTACTCAATGGCAGTGAGTATCAAGATGAATGCCCTACTATATCTCCCAGGTGTGCTTTTAAGCGTGTACTTGTTGGAGAAGGGCAATTTATTCAAGACTTTTTTGAACATTGTTATCATGTTCACGTGGcaagttgttgttgcgATCCCATTCTGGAGAGAGTATCCCAAGGAATACTTGAAAGGGGCCTTCGACTTCGGTCGTCAATTCATGTACAAATGGTCCGTCAACTGGCAAAtggtagaagaagaagttttcTTGAACCCTGTATTCCACAGGGCCTTACTGGTATCGCACTGCGTGGTCCTTCTTAtgttcatcattttcaaaatgCTTCCGATGACTGTGGACCAAACTATTTCTGCTTGTAAAAGTAGTTTGCTACATCCATTCACTAGTGTGCTTCCTGCCAGTGTCAATCTAACCGCTACCACCGTAGCCTACACTCTACTAGTGACCAACTACATTGGGATTCTGTTCGCGAGATCTTTGCACTACCAATTCCTCGCATGGTACCACTGGACCCTCCCTGTAATCTTATACTGGAGCCCGCTACCGTACCCTGTTTGTGTTGCTTGGTACGCAGCTCACGAGTGGTGCTGGAACAGCTACCCACCAAACGCGACAGCGTCAGCACTGCTACACTTTTGCAATGCGACAATGCTAGTACTGGTGTGGCTTGGCAGACGCAGCACTAGCGCTGTTCCAGCATCTGTGACCAAGGACAAGCAGGAATGA
- the FLO8 gene encoding uncharacterized protein, giving the protein MREVYAGQTGITDAGWSASGPGGGGPGRGPGLRSNNGNDGSGIMNNSNENSGMGNTNGVDDHLRGSISGSPGSRYVGENAGGPSPAGKYDDARIKKLLNVFIHDFLIKSELKETAQLFEREASLIGKDKMISASHDVPEGFLYEWWQIFWDVFNARTHRGGSEVARKYFEMQLQRQRQEHTYRGVTMHVARVQQTAEQKGYYQHEILDPMELASVASYGAQSQFNPGGPVPSTVGPSAPAGQAAGSGTNAGTGVPAGSAMPSSATSSTFPGYSSEYPAMQGIMSNNHPSLQTVQQDALHHNMPQHQHPQQQQQQHHHHQQQQQQQQQQQQQQQHQQQHQQQQQQHQQQQQQQQQQQQQQQQQQQQFQAFYNSVHGIPNSGYYASPVNPYVNQPPQQPLGYNMGANNMTNPVHLKNNNGRPAGTGTGAGNGSGNGPNTFNSNSTDSNNGNTNKANAHLGNSKNGRGPNNNSSESLGNNDHLAGNSAPAYATNMAAPNHIPNSMQGQHPSFTKNASFSQQLGSIPTYINMNIPNSAPVIPTQKNGQVPVNSNNQNPLIQQGVHPNAPNYSNQIPNTSGVNNISMNNMNNIRGSNMMGINQGANPSFEMSSMDGLYNYQKELLMLEKENKKVLSIAKDGPHSSGSTPHSFTLSNSTNINGKKNSNAMLPPNSSQIASPQNQSPLNGGGASNAGTNNTIPKKRKYTKRSKESKKSQSEPNTPNISALTPGSANGRNANMTSSLNTTHEHYSNNNSPRIKIQKNSSTTDSHSPLTLTTEASVEQNKGSTSSKRSQKSSNASKQGSTSSNPGSVLASASILSSNKSKKATSKKTPINAATPQNAEDHGSGTTSSKDPGSNNSIGLLPHNVLTDPTPHTDFDPMSIDPALSASSAFEFGDDDDSMLGILDNGAFGKKGDSFPNSHN; this is encoded by the coding sequence ATGCGAGAGGTATACGCTGGACAGACGGGAATTACGGATGCAGGGTGGAGTGCATCGGGGCCTGGTGGTGGAGGACCAGGTCGAGGGCCTGGTTTGAGGTCTAATAATGGAAATGATGGGTCGGGAATTATGAATAATAGCAATGAGAATAGTGGTATGGGTAACACTAATGGGGTGGATGATCATTTACGTGGGAGCATCAGTGGGAGTCCTGGGAGTAGATATGTAGGCGAGAATGCAGGCGGCCCCAGTCCAGCTGGGAAATATGATGACGCGCGTATCAAAAAGCTTCTCAATGTGTTTATTCATGATTTCCTCATCAAGTCTGAGTTGAAAGAGACAGCGCAGCTGTTCGAACGCGAGGCATCGCTTATCGGCAAGGATAAAATGATAAGCGCGTCTCATGACGTTCCGGAGGGGTTTTTGTACGAGTGGTGGCAGATATTCTGGGACGTTTTCAACGCCAGAACACATAGAGGTGGGTCTGAGGTCGCGAGGAAGTATTTCGAAATGCAGCTTCAACGTCAACGGCAAGAACATACTTATAGAGGAGTGACAATGCATGTAGCTAGGGTTCAGCAGACTGCAGAGCAGAAAGGATATTATCAGCATGAGATACTCGATCCAATGGAGCTCGCTTCTGTGGCCTCGTATGGGGCTCAGAGCCAATTTAATCCAGGTGGTCCTGTCCCATCGACAGTGGGCCCTTCTGCGCCTGCTGGGCAAGCTGCTGGATCGGGAACGAATGCAGGAACAGGTGTACCTGCCGGATCGGCTATGCCCTCTTCTGcaacatcatcaacattTCCTGGCTATTCCTCCGAATATCCAGCAATGCAGGGAATCATGTCAAATAACCACCCCTCACTTCAAACAGTTCAGCAGGATGCTCTTCATCATAACATGccacaacatcaacatccccaacaacaacaacaacaacatcaccatcatcagcagcagcagcagcagcagcagcaacaacaacaacaacaacaacaccagcaacaacaccaacagcagcagcaacaacaccaacagcagcagcagcaacaacaacaacagcaacaacaacaacaacaacaacagcaacaattTCAAGCGTTTTATAACTCTGTCCATGGCATTCCGAACTCAGGTTATTATGCTTCTCCTGTGAACCCTTATGTAAATCAGCCACCACAACAACCGCTGGGTTATAATATGGGTGCAAATAATATGACAAACCCAGttcatttgaaaaataataacgGTAGACCAGCTGGTACTGGTACCGGTGCTGGGAATGGGAGCGGAAATGGCCCAAACACCTTCAACTCAAATTCTACTGATTCAAACAATGGTAACACCAATAAAGCTAACGCTCATCTTGGAAATAGTAAGAATGGTAGAGGGcctaataataattcatCTGAATCCCTAGGAAATAATGATCACCTAGCTGGTAATTCAGCTCCTGCATATGCTACTAACATGGCAGCTCCCAATCATATTCCCAATTCAATGCAAGGGCAGCATCCATCGTTCACAAAAAATGCTTCATTTTCGCAACAACTTGGGTCTATTCCTACTTACATAAATATGAACATCCCAAACTCAGCACCTGTCATACCTACACAAAAGAATGGTCAAGTACCTGTGAATTCAAACAATCAAAATCCATTGATTCAACAAGGAGTACACCCAAATGCCCCGAATTATTCTAATCAAATTCCCAATACTTCTGGGGTGAATAATATTTCTATGAACAACATGAATAATATTCGCGGGTCCAATATGATGGGTATTAACCAAGGTGCAAATCCATCGTTCGAAATGTCAAGTATGGACGGGTTGTATAACtaccaaaaagaattgttAATgttagagaaagaaaacaagaaagtGCTATCGATTGCCAAGGATGGCCCTCACTCTTCAGGATCTACACCGCACTCATTCACGTTATCTAATTCAACAAACATTAACGGTAAGAAAAATTCGAATGCCATGCTTCCGCCAAATTCATCTCAGATCGCCAGTCCACAAAACCAAAGCCCTTTGAATGGCGGAGGTGCATCCAATGCTGGTACCAATAACacaattccaaagaaaagaaagtacACGAAGAGAtcaaaagaatcaaaaaagtCGCAATCGGAGCCCAACACTCCTAATATTAGCGCTTTAACACCTGGATCTGCGAATGGCCGTAATGCGAATATGACTTCAAGTTTAAATACAACGCATGAGCATTACTCCAATAATAACTCACCAAGAATCAAGATTCAGAAAAATTCTAGTACTACTGACTCACACTCTCCACTTACCTTAACTACGGAGGCATCAGtggaacaaaacaaagGGAGTACAAGTAGTAAGCGCAGCCAAAAGAGCAGCAATGCCTCAAAACAAGGATCCACTTCATCAAATCCGGGTTCTGTGCTAGCTTCTGCTTCCATACTTTCTTCTAATAAATCCAAGAAAGCTACCTCAAAGAAGACTCCTATCAATGCTGCCACTCCTCAAAATGCTGAAGATCATGGTTCAGGCACTACTAGCAGTAAAGATCCCGGTAGTAACAATAGCATTGGATTGTTGCCACATAATGTACTTACTGACCCAACACCGCATACAGACTTTGATCCAATGAGCATTGATCCTGCACTGAGCGCATCATCTGCATTCGAATTTggagatgatgatgattcgATGCTAGGAATATTAGATAACGGAGCATTTGGCAAAAAGGGCGATTCTTTCCCTAATTCACATAATTAA